One genomic window of Struthio camelus isolate bStrCam1 chromosome 1, bStrCam1.hap1, whole genome shotgun sequence includes the following:
- the LOC138068502 gene encoding trypsin II-P29, with amino-acid sequence MKVFLILSCLGAAVAVPGDADDDKIVGGYNCPAHSVPYQVSLNAGYHFCGGSLINSQWVLSAAHCYKSSIQVRLGEYNIDVREDSEVVRSSAAVIRHPKYSSRSLDNDIMLIKLASPVAYSADVQPIALPSSCVKAGTKCLISGWGNTLSSGSSFPEILQCLQAPVLSDRECRNAYPGEISSNMICVGFLEGGKDSCQGDSGGPVVCDGTLQGIVSWGIGCAQKGYPGVYTKVCNYVSWIQETIAAY; translated from the exons ATGAAGGTCTTCCTGATTCTCTCCTGCTTGGGAGCAGCTG TTGCTGTCCCGGGGGATGCTGACGACGACAAGATCGTGGGAGGCTACAATTGCCCAGCGCATTCAGTGCCCTACCAGGTGTCCCTGAATGCTGGGTATCACTTCTGTGGCGGTTCCCTCATCAACAGCCAGTGGGTCCTGTCAGCTGCTCACTGCTACAAGTC CTCTATACAAGTGAGGCTGGGAGAGTACAACATTGATGTGCGGGAAGACAGCGAAGTGGTCAGGAGTTCTGCAGCAGTCATTCGCCATCCTAAATACAGTTCAAGAAGCCTTGATAACGACATTATGTTGATCAAGCTGGCATCCCCGGTGGCCTACAGCGCCGACGTTCAACCCatagctctgcccagctcctgtgTCAAGGCGGGCACCAAGTGCCTGATTTCGGGGTGGGGAAACACACTGAGCAGTGGCT CCAGTTTCCCTGAGattctccagtgcctgcaggctccAGTCTTGAGTGACCGAGAGTGCCGGAACGCTTACCCAGGCGAGATCTCCAGCAACATGATATGTGTAGGATTCCTGGAGGGTGGGAAAGACTCATGCCAG GGTGACTCGGGCGGCCCAGTTGTCTGCGACGGGACGCTCCAGGGAATCGTGTCATGGGGAATCGGGTGCGCTCAGAAAGGTTACCCCGGCGTCTACACCAAGGTCTGCAATTACGTCAGTTGGATCCAAGAAACCATTGCTGCCTACTGA
- the LOC104152656 gene encoding trypsin II-P29-like, with amino-acid sequence MKVFLILSCLGAVVAVPGDADDDKIVGGYNCPAHSVPYQVSLNAGYHFCGGSLINSQWVLSAAHCYKSSIQVRLGEYNIDVREDSEVVRSSAAVIRHPKYSSRSLDNDIMLIKLASPVAYSADVQPIALPSSCVKAGTKCLISGWGNTLSSGSSFPEILQCLQAPVLSDRECRNAYPGEISSNMICVGFLEGGKDSCQGDSGGPVVCDGTLQGIVSWGIGCAQKGYPGVYTKVCNYVSWIQETIAAY; translated from the exons TTGCTGTCCCGGGGGATGCTGACGACGACAAGATCGTGGGAGGCTACAATTGCCCAGCGCATTCAGTGCCCTACCAGGTGTCCCTGAATGCTGGGTATCACTTCTGTGGCGGTTCCCTCATCAACAGCCAGTGGGTCCTGTCAGCTGCTCACTGCTACAAGTC CTCTATACAAGTGAGGCTGGGAGAGTACAACATTGATGTGCGGGAAGACAGCGAAGTGGTCAGGAGTTCTGCAGCAGTCATTCGCCATCCTAAATACAGTTCAAGAAGCCTTGATAACGACATTATGTTGATCAAGCTGGCATCCCCGGTGGCCTACAGCGCCGACGTTCAACCCatagctctgcccagctcctgtgTCAAGGCGGGCACCAAGTGCCTGATTTCGGGGTGGGGAAACACACTGAGCAGTGGCT CCAGTTTCCCTGAGattctccagtgcctgcaggctccAGTCTTGAGTGACCGAGAGTGCCGGAACGCTTACCCAGGCGAGATCTCCAGCAACATGATATGTGTAGGATTCCTGGAGGGTGGGAAAGACTCATGCCAG GGTGACTCGGGCGGCCCAGTTGTCTGCGACGGGACGCTCCAGGGAATCGTGTCATGGGGAATCGGGTGCGCTCAGAAAGGTTACCCCGGCGTCTACACCAAGGTCTGCAATTACGTCAGTTGGATCCAAGAAACCATTGCTGCCTACTGA